In Leptospira kirschneri serovar Cynopteri str. 3522 CT, one DNA window encodes the following:
- a CDS encoding ribonuclease D has translation MPLKPSTIKPELFLGDLSEQRFEEYKSDDRLAVDCEMMGLNPRRDRLCVVQICDSSNNISLVQILPDQKEAPLLKSLFEDPEIVKIFHFARMDSLFLRYRLGIDLQNVFCTKIASKLARTYTDKHGLKDLIREFYDEVIDKKNQSSDWGKKILTKDQIEYASGDVKYLISLEQKLTEILVREGRDSLAREAFRCLPVFNQIDWLEMPALFEH, from the coding sequence ATGCCTCTAAAACCTTCAACTATAAAACCAGAGCTTTTTCTTGGAGATCTTTCGGAGCAAAGATTTGAAGAATATAAATCAGACGATCGTTTAGCGGTCGATTGTGAAATGATGGGACTCAATCCTAGAAGAGACAGACTTTGTGTAGTGCAGATTTGTGATTCTTCGAATAACATAAGTTTGGTTCAAATCCTTCCAGATCAAAAAGAAGCTCCGTTACTTAAGTCTTTATTTGAGGATCCTGAGATCGTAAAAATTTTTCATTTTGCGAGAATGGATTCTCTTTTTCTACGTTATCGTTTGGGAATCGATTTGCAAAATGTATTTTGTACAAAAATTGCTAGTAAACTTGCTCGTACTTATACGGACAAACACGGTTTGAAAGATCTCATCAGGGAGTTTTACGACGAGGTGATCGATAAAAAAAATCAATCTTCCGATTGGGGAAAAAAGATACTTACGAAAGATCAAATAGAATATGCGAGCGGAGACGTTAAATATCTAATTTCTCTAGAACAAAAACTTACTGAAATTTTAGTAAGAGAGGGTAGGGATTCTTTGGCAAGGGAAGCTTTTCGTTGTCTTCCTGTTTTTAATCAGATCGATTGGCTTGAAATGCCTGCTCTTTTTGAACATTGA
- the radA gene encoding DNA repair protein RadA produces the protein MKKKLTRTFICQSCGQDYTRWAGKCESCGNWNSIVEEIGGERFSSSNGSSQKNKSYKEPIPLDRVEEESLKRMGTGLKELDLVLGGGLVPGSLTLIGGEPGVGKSTLILEVSRYLTQVNKNVLYISGEESPSQIRMRAERMGISASNLFVTSETVAENISSMIEGERPTVVFVDSIQTIAREALPNQAGTVTQLRECTQVLLETAKRSGIPILMTGHITKEGTIAGPKVLEHLVDTVLYFEGDRLNYYRLLRAVKNRFGAVGDLAIFEMFSGGLREVGDRNRVFVSAGAEERSGSVISAVLEGSRALTVEVQALVSKTGFAQARRMAEGPDTRRVILLAAVIEKYIKIKLGECDLFSNLAGGLSADEPALDLAICASIISSYLDQPLPKGTCVLGEVGLSGEVRSIGQANLRVKELAGVGMKKVILPEGNLSELDQNLEIQIKGIRSLNDLRSLFPGAN, from the coding sequence TTGAAAAAGAAACTCACTCGAACCTTTATATGTCAGTCCTGTGGTCAAGATTATACACGCTGGGCGGGGAAATGTGAATCCTGTGGGAATTGGAATTCGATCGTGGAAGAGATAGGTGGTGAACGTTTCTCTTCTTCGAACGGAAGTTCTCAAAAAAACAAATCGTATAAAGAACCGATTCCTTTAGACAGAGTAGAAGAAGAATCTCTTAAAAGAATGGGAACTGGTCTAAAAGAATTGGATCTCGTTTTGGGGGGAGGACTGGTTCCAGGTTCTCTGACTTTGATCGGTGGAGAACCAGGTGTTGGCAAGTCCACTTTGATTTTAGAAGTTTCACGTTATCTGACACAGGTAAATAAAAACGTTCTCTATATTTCCGGAGAAGAATCCCCTTCTCAAATTCGGATGCGCGCGGAGAGGATGGGAATCAGTGCTTCTAATCTTTTTGTCACATCTGAAACGGTTGCTGAAAATATTTCTTCTATGATTGAAGGGGAAAGACCTACGGTCGTTTTTGTAGATTCGATTCAGACGATTGCAAGAGAGGCACTTCCCAACCAAGCCGGAACTGTCACACAACTGAGAGAGTGTACTCAAGTTTTATTGGAAACTGCAAAACGATCTGGAATTCCGATTTTAATGACCGGACATATTACCAAGGAAGGAACGATCGCTGGACCTAAAGTTTTAGAACATCTTGTGGACACGGTTCTTTATTTTGAAGGAGATAGACTCAATTATTATCGTTTACTTAGAGCGGTGAAAAATCGTTTTGGTGCAGTTGGTGATCTTGCAATTTTTGAAATGTTTTCTGGCGGTTTAAGAGAAGTAGGGGATCGAAATCGTGTTTTTGTAAGTGCTGGTGCGGAAGAAAGAAGCGGTTCTGTGATCAGTGCGGTTTTGGAAGGTAGTAGGGCGCTTACTGTGGAAGTGCAGGCTTTGGTTAGTAAAACCGGTTTTGCTCAAGCGAGGAGGATGGCGGAAGGTCCGGATACTCGTCGTGTGATCTTGCTGGCCGCTGTGATCGAAAAGTATATTAAAATCAAATTAGGAGAATGTGATCTATTTAGTAATCTTGCTGGAGGTTTGAGCGCGGATGAACCTGCTTTGGATCTTGCGATTTGTGCTTCGATTATATCCAGTTATCTGGATCAACCTCTTCCAAAAGGAACTTGTGTTTTGGGCGAGGTTGGGCTTTCGGGAGAAGTGCGTAGTATTGGTCAGGCCAATCTTAGGGTTAAGGAATTGGCTGGAGTTGGTATGAAGAAGGTAATTTTGCCCGAAGGAAATTTAAGCGAATTGGATCAAAATTTAGAGATACAAATCAAAGGGATTCGTTCTTTGAACGATCTGCGCTCTCTTTTTCCGGGCGCCAACTAA